One window of Psychrobacillus sp. FSL H8-0483 genomic DNA carries:
- a CDS encoding TIM barrel protein — protein MIPYEKAASIGIVLPKLFPFSQSKPEEMISSLITILEDPFFTAVEVSYIADKEAREMVKKYLDYSCVETIFNGGDAFRELKINLSSLDPDIRKQSILQCQMLVDHCYEMGAKIMHIVTGKFEGEESKHQNINAFIDSTMKLCKYAKDKADAYELSISLEIGDRHVDRKYLLGPTHEAVNVARIIQSEYNNFGLLLDQSHLPIMGEDPNKSLWLAKDYLTHIHIGNSYIKNRDVSYFGDKHIPFGVKDSEVGVVELTKFITTLHDIDFFKSPKPTSKPVITFEVGCLENESPKLVIANLKRTFFEAWANA, from the coding sequence ATGATTCCATACGAAAAAGCGGCAAGTATAGGCATTGTGTTACCTAAGTTATTTCCATTCTCTCAAAGCAAACCAGAAGAGATGATTTCAAGTCTTATTACTATACTGGAAGATCCTTTTTTTACGGCAGTTGAAGTCTCTTATATTGCTGATAAAGAGGCAAGAGAGATGGTTAAAAAATATTTAGATTATAGTTGTGTGGAAACCATTTTCAATGGTGGAGATGCTTTCAGAGAATTAAAGATTAATTTAAGTTCTTTAGATCCTGATATTAGAAAACAGTCTATTCTTCAGTGTCAAATGCTGGTTGACCATTGCTACGAGATGGGTGCAAAAATTATGCATATCGTCACAGGGAAATTTGAAGGAGAAGAAAGTAAACATCAGAATATAAATGCTTTTATTGATTCAACAATGAAGTTGTGTAAGTACGCTAAAGATAAAGCTGATGCATATGAGCTTAGCATCTCTCTAGAAATTGGCGATAGGCATGTTGACCGTAAATACTTGTTGGGCCCTACCCATGAGGCAGTAAACGTAGCAAGAATTATTCAAAGTGAATACAATAATTTTGGTCTCCTACTTGACCAAAGTCACCTTCCTATTATGGGAGAAGATCCGAATAAATCACTGTGGCTTGCCAAAGATTATCTAACTCACATCCATATAGGGAATAGTTACATTAAAAATAGAGACGTCAGTTATTTTGGTGATAAGCACATTCCATTTGGGGTTAAGGATTCTGAAGTTGGTGTTGTTGAGCTTACAAAGTTTATCACAACTTTGCATGATATAGATTTTTTTAAGAGTCCTAAACCTACAAGCAAGCCAGTAATTACATTTGAAGTCGGTTGTCTTGAAAATGAGTCACCAAAGCTAGTAATTGCAAATTTAAAACGTACTTTCTTTGAAGCTTGGGCAAATGCATAA
- a CDS encoding NAD(P)-dependent oxidoreductase — translation MNVVITGYFNDQSKQRVIQSFPEDWKIQIVEPQQIDEFIGEADVLIPEHIEVNESLLNKAHHLRFVQTGAGFDNVDIEACSNRKIWVSNAAGVNANAVAEHILALILNHYKNISYLDRFMKNREDETKLEYVGGELFGKTIGTIGFGAIGSRVAELAKAFNMKVLAYDTNKNIQSDDVELVDLDTLIKNSDVITINIFLDDSTRNLVDSTFLNNMKNNALLVNTARGPIVCEEDLIKALKDNVIGGACLDVFTEEPLSLDSELRKLGNVVLTPHTAGMPDGTKFHEKRYRFFVQNILRIQRNETPINNLNQV, via the coding sequence ATGAATGTTGTAATTACAGGTTACTTTAACGATCAATCTAAACAGAGAGTTATTCAGTCGTTTCCGGAGGATTGGAAGATTCAAATCGTTGAACCTCAGCAAATCGATGAATTCATTGGTGAAGCCGATGTGTTAATTCCAGAACATATCGAAGTAAACGAATCCTTATTAAATAAAGCACATCATTTGAGATTTGTTCAAACGGGTGCAGGTTTTGATAATGTTGATATTGAAGCGTGTTCTAACAGGAAAATTTGGGTAAGTAATGCGGCTGGAGTAAATGCTAATGCAGTCGCTGAACATATTCTAGCTTTAATACTAAATCATTATAAAAATATTTCATATCTAGATCGATTTATGAAGAATAGAGAAGATGAAACGAAACTAGAGTATGTTGGCGGAGAGCTGTTTGGAAAAACAATAGGTACAATTGGCTTCGGTGCAATTGGTTCCAGAGTAGCTGAACTGGCAAAAGCTTTCAACATGAAAGTGCTCGCTTATGATACAAATAAAAATATTCAAAGTGATGACGTTGAATTGGTTGATTTAGATACATTGATTAAAAACTCTGACGTTATTACAATTAATATTTTCCTTGATGATTCTACAAGAAATTTAGTAGATAGTACATTTTTAAATAATATGAAAAACAATGCGTTGCTTGTGAATACAGCAAGAGGACCTATTGTATGTGAAGAAGATTTGATAAAAGCACTAAAAGATAATGTGATTGGTGGAGCTTGCCTTGATGTATTTACGGAGGAACCCTTGAGTTTGGATAGTGAGTTGAGAAAATTAGGAAATGTTGTATTGACTCCTCATACAGCTGGTATGCCTGATGGAACGAAATTTCATGAAAAAAGGTATCGTTTCTTTGTGCAAAATATATTGAGAATCCAACGTAATGAGACACCGATAAATAATTTAAATCAAGTATAG
- a CDS encoding purine-nucleoside phosphorylase: MHNIQDILETRDFIMNKTDDRPVIGLILGSGLGTLADEIKNPVKIPYSEIPHFAKSEAIGHANELVIGELNGKIVAAMKGRFHYYEGFTLDEVTFPVRVMKALGIENVIITNACGAVNTSFSPGDLMIITDHINLVGTNPLMGPNNDELGTRFPDLSQVYNKELRNIATTVASEQNIPLQHGVYAWWSGPAYETPAEIRMIRTLGADAVGMSTVPEAIVATHGNMKVLGISCLTNMACGILDQPLNHDEVIEVASKVKTKFVGLIKGVLEKI; encoded by the coding sequence ATGCATAACATCCAAGATATTTTAGAAACTAGAGATTTCATTATGAATAAGACAGACGATCGTCCTGTGATTGGACTGATTCTAGGCTCAGGCTTAGGAACACTTGCGGATGAAATTAAGAATCCGGTCAAAATTCCTTATAGTGAAATTCCTCACTTTGCAAAGTCTGAAGCAATTGGTCATGCGAACGAACTTGTTATAGGAGAATTAAATGGAAAGATTGTAGCAGCGATGAAAGGTCGTTTTCATTATTATGAAGGGTTTACTTTGGATGAAGTAACCTTCCCAGTACGTGTAATGAAAGCACTTGGTATAGAGAATGTGATTATTACAAACGCTTGTGGTGCTGTTAATACAAGCTTTAGTCCCGGAGATTTAATGATCATTACAGACCATATTAATTTAGTTGGGACAAATCCATTAATGGGACCAAACAATGATGAGCTAGGAACTCGCTTTCCTGATTTATCGCAAGTATATAACAAGGAGCTACGTAATATCGCCACTACAGTAGCATCCGAACAAAATATACCTTTGCAGCACGGAGTCTATGCTTGGTGGAGCGGCCCCGCCTACGAAACTCCAGCAGAAATTCGTATGATTCGAACACTAGGAGCTGACGCTGTAGGTATGTCAACAGTACCAGAAGCTATTGTAGCCACACACGGAAATATGAAGGTACTTGGTATTTCTTGCTTAACAAATATGGCATGCGGGATATTAGATCAGCCATTAAATCATGATGAAGTCATCGAAGTTGCGAGTAAAGTAAAAACTAAATTTGTTGGATTGATTAAAGGGGTTTTAGAAAAGATTTAG
- the queF gene encoding preQ(1) synthase — translation MSSRNHEESLKDLTLLGNQGVQYAFQYAPEVLESVDNLHSNRDYFVKFNCPEFTSLCPITNQPDFATMYISYVPDQKIVESKSLKLYLFSFRNHGDFHEDCVNIIMNDLIKLLDPRYIEVWGKFTPRGGLSIDPWCNYGKPGTKYEEMAHYRLMNHDLYPEKIDNR, via the coding sequence ATGTCTAGCCGAAATCATGAAGAAAGTTTAAAAGATTTAACCCTGTTAGGGAATCAAGGTGTACAGTATGCATTTCAATATGCACCAGAGGTATTGGAGTCAGTGGATAATCTTCATTCCAATCGGGATTATTTTGTGAAGTTTAATTGTCCAGAGTTTACTAGTTTATGCCCGATTACGAATCAGCCTGATTTTGCAACTATGTACATCTCGTACGTACCGGATCAAAAAATAGTGGAGAGTAAATCACTAAAATTATATTTATTCAGTTTTAGAAATCACGGGGATTTCCATGAAGACTGCGTAAATATCATTATGAACGATTTAATTAAATTACTTGATCCAAGGTATATTGAGGTCTGGGGGAAATTCACTCCACGTGGAGGACTTTCCATTGATCCATGGTGTAACTATGGGAAGCCGGGCACGAAATACGAAGAGATGGCTCATTATCGTTTGATGAATCATGATCTTTATCCAGAAAAAATAGATAATCGATAA
- the queC gene encoding 7-cyano-7-deazaguanine synthase QueC translates to MKQEKAIIVFSGGQDSTTCLFWAKERFGEIEAVTFDYGQRHSLEIECAKEIAKELGIKHHILDMSLLNQLAPNALTREDIAVEDGEEGELPSTFVPGRNLLFLSFAGVLASQVGAKHIVTGVCETDFSGYPDCRDIFVKSLNVTLNLSMDDTFLIDTPLMWLNKAQTWELADQLGALEFVREKTLTCYNGVIADGCGECPACKLRQKGLDEYLSFRKES, encoded by the coding sequence ATGAAGCAGGAAAAAGCAATCATTGTATTTAGCGGAGGTCAAGACAGTACGACTTGTCTTTTCTGGGCAAAAGAACGTTTTGGAGAGATTGAGGCAGTGACTTTTGATTATGGTCAAAGGCATAGTCTTGAAATTGAATGTGCGAAGGAGATAGCCAAGGAACTCGGTATCAAGCATCACATACTAGATATGTCGCTCTTGAATCAGCTTGCTCCGAATGCATTGACACGAGAAGATATAGCGGTAGAAGACGGAGAAGAAGGTGAACTACCCTCGACTTTTGTGCCTGGCCGTAATTTGCTCTTTCTTTCCTTTGCCGGAGTTTTAGCAAGCCAAGTGGGAGCCAAGCATATCGTGACTGGCGTGTGTGAAACTGATTTCAGTGGATATCCCGATTGCCGAGATATTTTTGTAAAATCCTTAAACGTAACATTAAATTTATCCATGGACGATACCTTTCTGATCGATACACCGCTAATGTGGCTGAACAAGGCACAAACATGGGAGCTTGCTGATCAGCTCGGGGCGCTGGAGTTTGTTCGGGAAAAAACGTTGACCTGCTATAACGGAGTAATAGCAGATGGCTGTGGGGAATGTCCGGCGTGTAAGCTGCGACAAAAAGGGCTTGATGAGTATTTAAGCTTTCGGAAGGAGTCTTAA
- the queD gene encoding 6-carboxytetrahydropterin synthase QueD: protein MPEFRIVDKLQKIDEDIQRSQLNYHSKRVLVSKEFTFDASHHLHHYEGKCKNLHGHTYRAVLGLSGYTDERGLMIDFGDIKEIWKQKIEIYLDHRYLNETLPPMNTTAENIVVWIYEKLVEALLEEQRYTGARVEFIRLYETPTSYAEARREWMEVE from the coding sequence ATGCCTGAATTTAGAATTGTCGATAAGCTCCAAAAAATAGACGAAGATATTCAAAGGAGTCAATTGAACTATCATTCAAAGCGTGTTCTTGTGAGTAAGGAATTTACCTTTGATGCATCCCATCATTTACATCACTACGAGGGGAAATGTAAAAACCTGCATGGTCATACGTATCGTGCCGTATTAGGATTGAGTGGATATACGGATGAACGTGGTTTGATGATAGATTTTGGCGATATAAAAGAGATATGGAAACAAAAAATAGAGATTTATTTGGATCATCGTTATCTAAATGAAACCCTTCCACCGATGAATACGACGGCAGAGAACATCGTTGTCTGGATCTACGAAAAGTTGGTCGAAGCCTTGCTTGAGGAACAACGATATACCGGGGCGCGTGTAGAATTTATCAGGCTGTATGAAACTCCGACAAGCTATGCTGAAGCGAGACGGGAGTGGATGGAAGTTGAGTAA
- the queE gene encoding 7-carboxy-7-deazaguanine synthase QueE has product MSKVPVMEIFGPTIQGEGMVVGQKTMFVRTAGCDYSCSWCDSSFTWDGSGKHLIVQMTAEEIWSELKRLGGNGFSFVTISGGNPALLRNLEALIAILKENEIKIGVETQGSRWQEWLYDIDELTISPKPPSSGMTTDFSVLTDILGKLNKRNSEQHISLKIVVFNEADYDYAKQVHLRYPTIPFYLQVGNDDITTTDNLRLITHLLEKYESLIDTVIADEELRDVKVLPQLHALVWGNKRGV; this is encoded by the coding sequence TTGAGTAAGGTGCCCGTTATGGAGATTTTTGGACCGACGATTCAAGGTGAGGGAATGGTAGTGGGCCAGAAGACGATGTTCGTGCGGACTGCAGGCTGTGACTATTCCTGTTCCTGGTGTGATTCATCGTTTACATGGGATGGCAGCGGCAAGCATCTTATTGTCCAAATGACAGCAGAAGAGATTTGGTCCGAGTTGAAACGTCTTGGAGGCAATGGTTTTTCATTTGTCACGATTTCGGGTGGCAATCCGGCACTCCTTCGAAATTTGGAAGCACTCATTGCAATATTAAAAGAAAATGAGATAAAAATCGGAGTGGAGACACAGGGAAGCAGGTGGCAGGAATGGCTGTATGATATCGATGAACTGACGATTTCACCAAAGCCTCCTAGTTCCGGAATGACTACAGACTTTTCTGTGCTAACTGATATCTTAGGGAAACTTAATAAACGAAACAGTGAGCAGCATATATCTCTCAAAATAGTTGTTTTTAATGAAGCGGATTATGATTATGCCAAGCAAGTTCACCTGAGGTACCCGACAATACCTTTTTATCTCCAGGTCGGTAATGACGATATCACGACGACGGACAATCTGCGGTTGATCACCCATTTATTAGAGAAGTACGAATCGTTGATCGACACGGTCATTGCGGATGAGGAATTAAGAGATGTCAAAGTACTGCCACAGCTGCATGCCCTCGTTTGGGGAAATAAAAGAGGCGTATAG
- a CDS encoding VUT family protein, giving the protein MRILFYLLSIVTANVVTAAFAPLQLGMFIVPMGTFLIGATFIFRDLVQNKYGRSKTYLFIITALALSAFVSFMLGDTLLIVVASALSFVVAETADTEIYTRLKLPMAWRVFYSGIVGGFLDSAIFVVIGLSPLGANFLPWEAVPFAIIGQIIVKTVIQMFGALILSQIHVIKKKRLVSE; this is encoded by the coding sequence ATGAGAATATTATTCTATTTATTATCTATTGTCACCGCTAATGTGGTAACAGCAGCATTTGCACCATTACAGCTTGGAATGTTTATCGTTCCTATGGGAACTTTTCTGATCGGAGCGACCTTTATTTTCCGAGATCTTGTGCAAAATAAATACGGAAGATCAAAGACATATTTATTTATTATTACAGCTTTAGCCTTATCCGCATTCGTTTCATTCATGCTTGGAGATACACTGTTGATAGTGGTGGCATCGGCTCTTTCATTTGTTGTCGCTGAAACAGCTGATACAGAGATCTATACTAGATTGAAACTACCAATGGCTTGGAGAGTGTTCTACAGCGGAATTGTTGGAGGATTTCTAGATTCTGCTATTTTCGTAGTAATTGGCTTGAGTCCACTTGGTGCCAATTTTCTACCTTGGGAAGCTGTACCATTCGCTATTATAGGCCAAATTATTGTGAAGACTGTTATTCAAATGTTCGGCGCACTGATTTTGAGTCAAATTCATGTAATTAAGAAAAAACGTCTTGTATCAGAATAG
- a CDS encoding radical SAM/SPASM domain-containing protein, producing MKTFKKMYIEITSVCNLACSFCPPTSRKANIIKLDAFNNILDQIKDHTKYIYLHVKGEPLLHARIDQLLDAAHAKGFKVNITTNGTLIKKNREKLLGKPALRQINFSLHSFDGHEGSENREKYLGDILEFVRDSREHNTIISYRLWNLQKEATTELAQRRNRETLEILENEYNLDYKIEEKVQPGKGLKIAQNVYLNQDHEFQWPSLQAPEDDGKGFCHALRSQAAILVDGTVVPCCLDGEGVINLGNINKTPFSEIIESDRANALYDGFTRREAVEEMCRKCGYRQRFGV from the coding sequence TTGAAAACATTTAAAAAAATGTATATCGAAATTACCAGTGTATGCAACCTTGCTTGTAGCTTCTGTCCCCCAACAAGTCGAAAAGCGAATATTATTAAACTAGATGCTTTTAACAACATACTAGATCAAATTAAAGACCATACAAAATATATTTACCTTCATGTCAAAGGGGAGCCGCTTCTCCATGCGAGAATCGATCAACTGTTGGATGCTGCTCATGCCAAAGGATTTAAAGTAAATATCACAACGAATGGGACGCTTATTAAAAAGAATCGTGAAAAATTATTAGGTAAACCGGCATTACGCCAAATCAACTTCTCCCTACATAGCTTCGATGGTCATGAAGGATCTGAAAATCGCGAAAAGTACTTAGGAGATATTCTAGAATTTGTTCGCGATTCGAGGGAACATAATACCATTATTTCGTATCGATTATGGAATTTACAAAAAGAAGCAACAACTGAATTAGCGCAGAGAAGAAACCGCGAAACGTTAGAAATCTTAGAAAATGAATATAACTTAGATTACAAAATAGAAGAAAAAGTACAACCAGGTAAAGGCTTAAAAATCGCACAAAACGTTTATCTAAACCAAGACCATGAATTCCAATGGCCAAGCTTACAGGCGCCAGAGGATGATGGCAAAGGATTCTGTCATGCCCTTCGCAGCCAAGCGGCCATTCTTGTCGATGGAACGGTTGTGCCTTGCTGTTTAGACGGAGAAGGCGTGATCAATTTAGGTAATATCAATAAAACCCCGTTCTCAGAAATAATTGAAAGCGATCGAGCAAACGCTCTTTATGACGGGTTTACGCGAAGAGAAGCTGTGGAAGAAATGTGTAGGAAGTGCGGATATAGACAGAGATTTGGAGTGTAA